The genomic interval GCAGCCCGGAACTGGCGTGGACGCGCACGTTGCGTCAGGTCACCGCTGATGACCACCAGATCCGGCGCCTGGCGACGCACTTCCGCCAGCAGATCCTCGACGACGGCCCCGGAGGCCAGCCGTCCGAAGTGTAGATCAGAAAGATGCGCAATCACCATGACCAGAAAAACAGACAGGCGGTCCGGTGAACCGCCTGCCCTGAACGCATGGCTATGGCTGCAGGTGCCCGACTACAGCAGCAGGTTCAGCGGCTCTTCCAGGTACTGCTGAACGGTCTTGAGGAAACGGGCGCCCGTAGCGCCGTCGACGATCCGGTGGTCGCACGAGAGCGTCAGCCGCATCCGCTTACCGGGCACGATCATGCCGTTCTTCACCACGGGCACATCGCGGATGGCGCCGATGGCCAGGATGCAGGCGTTCGGCGGGTTGATGATGGCCGTGAACTCCTCGATCCCGTACATCCCCAGGTTGCTCGTGGTGAAGGTCGCCCCTTCCATTTCCTGGGGTTGCAGTTTGCGCTGGCGTGCTTTTTCGGCTAGCGCGCGCGTCTCCTCGGCGATCTGGCCCAGCCCCTTCTGGTCGGCGTTGCGGATGACCGGCGTCACCAGCCCGTCCTCCAGCGCCACGGCGATCCCGATGTGGATCTCTTTCCAGCGCCGGATTTCGCCTTCCTGCTCCAGGTAGGAGGCATTGATCTCGGGATGCTGGCGCAGCGCCAGCGCGCAGGCCTTCGTGATCAGGTCGTTGAAGGAGATCTTGGGCCGCCCCTGCGCTTCGGCCAGCTCGTTGAGCTGCTGGCGGAAGGCAACGGCTTTCTCGACGTCCACGTCGACGGTCAGATAGAAGTGCGGCGCCGTGAACTTGCTCTGCGCCAGACGCCGCGCAATCGTACGGCGCATGGGCGTAATGGGCACCGACTCGTAGGGCAGCTCGGGCGCCGGCGTGGGCGTCGGGGCCGGAGCCGGTGCGGGCGCGGCTTCGGGCGCCGGTGCGGCCACCTCGACGGGCGGACGCTGACGGGCCAGCGCTGCCTCGATGTCACGGCGCACAATGCGTCCCTCCGGACCCGTCCCCTGAATGGTGCGCAGGTCCAGTCCGTACTCCCTGGCCAGTTTGCGGGCCAGCGGCGAGGCCTTGATGCGTGTCTCGGCGCCATCGCCGGCCGTCACCGCGGGAGCCGGAGCGCCATCTCCTGCACGCGCCGGCTGCTCGGCCTGTGGCGCCGATTCGGCCGGGGCAGCCTCCGCCGTCGGCTCCGCCTTCGCGGGCGCCTCCTTTTTGCCGCTATAGCGTTCCAGAATCTCCGAAATATCCTCGCCTTCCTCCCCCAGCACAGCGATCAGCCCGCCGATGGGGACCGACTCGCCCTCTTTGACCACTTTCTTCAGCAAGACCCCGTCGTCGTACACTTCGAGGTCCATTGTTGCTTTATCCGTTTCCACCTGAGCGATCACGTCCCCGGCCGACACGCGCTGCCCTTCTTCCACCAGCCATGCCACCAGCACCCCCTCCTCCATCGTGTCGCTCATCTTGGGCATTTCAATGGGAATTGCCATGGTCGCTTATTGCTTTGATGGTTTCGGGGGAATCAGTCCACGTACATGACCTTCTTGCAGGCCTCGTAGGCCGCGTCGACACTGGGCATGTAGTACTCGATCAGGTTCTTCGCATACGGCGCCGGTGTGTCTTTAGCCGTCACGCGCAGCACAGGCGCGTCCAGGTAGTCGAAGGCCCGCTGCTGAATCTGGAAGGCCACTTCCGACGAGACGCTGGCAAACGGATTGCTTTCGTCGATGATCACGCAGCGGTTCGTCTTTTTGATGGACTGCACAACCGTGTCGAAGTCGAAGGGTCGGATCGTCCGCGGATCGATCACCTCGGCGCTGTAGCCTTCTTCGGCCAGCCGATCGGCCACCTCCAGGGCGATCCAGTAGCTCTTCGAGTGCGCCACGATCGTCACGTCCTCGCCTTCCCGGGCGATACGGGCCTTTCCGAGCGGGATGAGATATTCCGGATCCTCGTTGACCTCCCCCCGCATGCTGTACATCAGCTCGCTTTCCAGGAAGATCACCGGGTCGTCGTCCCGGATGGCCGACTTGAGCAGCCCCTTGGCGTCGTCCGGATTCGAAGGAGCGACGACCTTCAGGCCCGGGAAGTAGGAGTAGATCGACTCGACCGAGGTGCTGTGCGTGGCCGCCAGCTGACCGGCCGCGCCGTTGGGTCCTCGGAAAACGATCGGGATCTTGAACTGACCGCCCGACATGTAGCGGATCTTGGCCGCATTGTTGACGAGCTGGTCGAAGGCCACAAAGGAAAAGTTGAACGTCATGAATTCCACGATCGGGCGCAGGCCGTTCATTGCGGCGCCGATGCCCAGTCCGGCAAAGCCGGCTTCGCTGATCGGGGTATCGATCACCCGCTTGGGGCCGAAGCGCTTGAGCATACCCTCGCTCACCTTGTAGGCCCCGTCGTACTGTCCGACCTCTTCGCCGATGAGAAAGACGCGCTCGTCGCGCTCCATTTCTTCGATCATCGCGGCCCGGATGGCCTCGCGAAACTGCATGATGGCCATGGTCTATCGTCTCGGTTAGGTTCTCGGGGATACACGAAATCAGGCCAGGAAGGGATAGTCCGGCTGTGCGTAGACGTCCTCGTAGATGGACTCCAGCGGCGGATACGGACTCTTCTCGGCGAACTCCACGGACGCCTGCACCTCTTTCTTCACATCGTCGTCGATGGCGTCCAGCTCTTCGTTCGTCGAGAGTCCGTGCTGGAGCATGTAGCTCTTCAACCGAATGATCGGGTCTTCTTTCTTCTTGGCTTCCAGCTCCTCTTTGGTACGGTACTTGGCCGGGTCGCTCATCGAGTGCCCGCGGTAGCGATAGGTGCGCACCTCAAGCACCGAGGGCTGATACTCGCGCGCCAGCGCCACGTACTTGCGCAGGGCCTTCATCACACTGAAGACGTCCATGCCGTCCACCAGCGCCCCCGGCATGTTGTAGTTGGCCGCATATCGGTAGAATTCCGTGTTGGCAAAGGCCCGCCAGACGGCCGTGCCCATCGCATACTGATTGTTCTCAATGATGAAGACGATG from Rhodothermus marinus carries:
- a CDS encoding pyruvate dehydrogenase complex E1 component subunit beta, whose amino-acid sequence is MAIMQFREAIRAAMIEEMERDERVFLIGEEVGQYDGAYKVSEGMLKRFGPKRVIDTPISEAGFAGLGIGAAMNGLRPIVEFMTFNFSFVAFDQLVNNAAKIRYMSGGQFKIPIVFRGPNGAAGQLAATHSTSVESIYSYFPGLKVVAPSNPDDAKGLLKSAIRDDDPVIFLESELMYSMRGEVNEDPEYLIPLGKARIAREGEDVTIVAHSKSYWIALEVADRLAEEGYSAEVIDPRTIRPFDFDTVVQSIKKTNRCVIIDESNPFASVSSEVAFQIQQRAFDYLDAPVLRVTAKDTPAPYAKNLIEYYMPSVDAAYEACKKVMYVD
- a CDS encoding pyruvate dehydrogenase complex dihydrolipoamide acetyltransferase; this encodes MAIPIEMPKMSDTMEEGVLVAWLVEEGQRVSAGDVIAQVETDKATMDLEVYDDGVLLKKVVKEGESVPIGGLIAVLGEEGEDISEILERYSGKKEAPAKAEPTAEAAPAESAPQAEQPARAGDGAPAPAVTAGDGAETRIKASPLARKLAREYGLDLRTIQGTGPEGRIVRRDIEAALARQRPPVEVAAPAPEAAPAPAPAPTPTPAPELPYESVPITPMRRTIARRLAQSKFTAPHFYLTVDVDVEKAVAFRQQLNELAEAQGRPKISFNDLITKACALALRQHPEINASYLEQEGEIRRWKEIHIGIAVALEDGLVTPVIRNADQKGLGQIAEETRALAEKARQRKLQPQEMEGATFTTSNLGMYGIEEFTAIINPPNACILAIGAIRDVPVVKNGMIVPGKRMRLTLSCDHRIVDGATGARFLKTVQQYLEEPLNLLL